The Thermococcus eurythermalis genomic sequence AGGTTCTGGATAAAAATGTGAAGGGTGTCCCAGATATCGACTATAAGGGGGGTTATACCTTTCTGCCTCCACCTGTTGACAATTTCAAAGAACGTCAGTTCGGGGTGGCCCTTCGATGGGTACTCCACCAGGATTATGCCCTCTCTGGCGTTTGTGAGGGCATCAAGGATTGTATTCATATACACCACCCAGAACTAAAATACAGTGTCAATGCATAAATACTTTTCTCAATGCTCTTCTATGTGTGTTAATGGTTAGCGTATATGGGAGAATTGGGAAAAAGTAGTGATGGGAGTCAGCTGAGCGACTCTATCTTTTCCTTCCAGTTCCCCGGCTTCCTGAAGTCCTTCTCGGTGTAGAGGCCCTCCTTCTTGAGTATTCCCCTCGCGGCGAGGAGGCCGGTGGCGGCTGCGTTTACTATGTCCCTGCTCAAACCGGCTCCGTCTCCAGCGGCAAAGATGCCCTCGATGCTCGTCTCAAGGTTCTCGTCTACCTCGACCTTCATGGCATAGTACTTGATTTCCGGCGCGTAGAGGAGTGTGTGGTCGCTTGCAACGCCCGGAAGAACGCGGTCGAGCTTTTCCAGGCCCTCTATGATGTTCGTCACGACACGGTGCGGTAAAGCCATCGCTATGTCTCCCGGCGTTACGTTCTTTAAGGTGGGCTCGACGTCGCTCCTCCTTATCCTCGCCCACGTGCTCCTCCTTCCCCTCCTCAGGTCGCCGAGGCGCTGAATGAGGGGCTTCCCACCGCCTATCGTGGTAGCTAACTGCGCTATGCTCTTGCCGTAAGCTGTCGTGTCCTCAACGGGCTCGGTGAGCTCTATCCTGCTCAGGAAGGCGAAGTTGGTGTTGTTGCTCTTCTTCTCGTGCATCGAGTGACCGTTTACACCGACGTAGCCGTCGTAGCGCTCCTCGACGACGAAGCCGTTCGGGTTGGTGCAGAAAGTCCTCACGAAGTCGTCGTAGGTGTCGGTGTAGATGTGGAACTTGGGGTCGTGGTTTATGCTCGTTATCGGCTCCATGACTATCGCCGGAACCTCAACGCGGACGCCAACGTCAATGGGCCCGTGCCTCGCCTTTAGGCCTATCCTCTGGGCCACCTCGTGGAACCAGTCCGCCCCGCCCCTTCCGGGGGCAACGATTATGTAGCGGGCTTTAATCTCGAAGACGTCCTTTCCGCGCCTCACTTTGACCCAGCCCTTTCCGAACTCCAAAGCCTTCGTCCAGAGGAGAAACTTGACCCCTTTGCTCTCCAGATACCGCTTTATGTCGTCTATGACCTCGGGCGTCCTGTCGGAGCCTATGTGCCTCTGGATTATGGGTATGAACTTCACTCCCGCCTGTGCCGCCTTCTGCTCCCAGTACTTCACCTGCTCCGGGTTCCCCTTGAAGAGGTTCCTCGGTGCTTTATGCTTTAGAAAAATCTGGTCAACTTCCCATACGAGCTGCCAGGCGTAGTTCTCATCGTTCGTCAGCTCGGTTAGGTCACCGCCAATGTCCGGACGGAGGTTTATCGTGCCGTCGCTCAGACCGCCGGCGCCGCCGACACCGCTCATTATGTGG encodes the following:
- a CDS encoding NAD(P)/FAD-dependent oxidoreductase encodes the protein MVSGTGDGKTYDVVIVGAGPAGLFAAYELAEKSDLSVLVIDEGGDVKQRVCPMYELGYCVECKPCHIMSGVGGAGGLSDGTINLRPDIGGDLTELTNDENYAWQLVWEVDQIFLKHKAPRNLFKGNPEQVKYWEQKAAQAGVKFIPIIQRHIGSDRTPEVIDDIKRYLESKGVKFLLWTKALEFGKGWVKVRRGKDVFEIKARYIIVAPGRGGADWFHEVAQRIGLKARHGPIDVGVRVEVPAIVMEPITSINHDPKFHIYTDTYDDFVRTFCTNPNGFVVEERYDGYVGVNGHSMHEKKSNNTNFAFLSRIELTEPVEDTTAYGKSIAQLATTIGGGKPLIQRLGDLRRGRRSTWARIRRSDVEPTLKNVTPGDIAMALPHRVVTNIIEGLEKLDRVLPGVASDHTLLYAPEIKYYAMKVEVDENLETSIEGIFAAGDGAGLSRDIVNAAATGLLAARGILKKEGLYTEKDFRKPGNWKEKIESLS